One region of Ignavibacteriales bacterium genomic DNA includes:
- a CDS encoding CBS domain-containing protein yields the protein MNTVREILEIKGKTTFSISPNVKIIDALKLMAEKEIGALLVCEGVELVGIISERDYARKVALLGKSSRETSVNEIMSADVLYINIDQTIEECMALMTNKRVRHLPVLQDEKLCGIISIGDVVKALIDKKEFMIDQLVHYIKGAPSITNNG from the coding sequence ATGAATACGGTTAGAGAAATTCTTGAGATTAAAGGGAAAACAACTTTTTCTATTTCGCCCAACGTAAAAATTATAGATGCACTTAAATTAATGGCAGAAAAAGAGATTGGTGCTTTACTTGTGTGCGAAGGTGTGGAATTGGTTGGAATAATATCCGAGAGGGATTACGCAAGAAAAGTTGCCTTGTTAGGAAAATCATCCAGGGAAACATCTGTAAATGAAATTATGTCTGCCGATGTTTTGTATATCAACATAGACCAAACAATAGAAGAATGCATGGCGCTAATGACTAATAAACGAGTCCGGCATCTTCCTGTTTTACAAGACGAAAAATTGTGTGGTATAATTTCTATTGGAGATGTGGTGAAAGCACTAATTGATAAAAAAGAATTTATGATAGATCAGTTGGTTCACTATATAAAAGGAGCTCCATCAATTACAAATAATGGATAA
- a CDS encoding dienelactone hydrolase family protein has product MKMLLVLLLGLLLLDLKAQIHKEYIDYKEGNVPLQGYLVYDESVKEKRPGILVVHEWYGLNDYAKMRAEQLAKLGYVAFAADIYGKGIVAKSPEEAGKLAGEFYKDRTKFRKRLNAALEVLKKNKMIAENKIAAIGYCFGGGGVLELARSGADVKGVVSFHGNLSTANPADAKNIKCKVLVLHGSNDPYSPVEQVESFKKEMNDAKVDWQLNIYCDAVHGFTNPANGNDATKGVAYNEKADKRSWEAMKIFFDEIFK; this is encoded by the coding sequence ATGAAGATGCTTTTGGTTTTGCTTTTGGGACTTTTATTACTGGATCTTAAAGCCCAGATTCACAAAGAATATATTGATTACAAGGAGGGTAATGTTCCGCTTCAGGGTTATCTTGTTTACGATGAATCAGTCAAAGAAAAACGACCGGGGATTCTTGTAGTTCATGAATGGTACGGCTTGAATGATTATGCTAAAATGCGGGCAGAGCAATTGGCAAAACTTGGCTACGTTGCTTTTGCGGCAGATATTTATGGTAAAGGAATAGTTGCTAAATCACCTGAAGAAGCCGGGAAATTAGCCGGTGAGTTTTACAAGGACCGTACAAAATTCCGCAAGAGATTAAATGCTGCCCTGGAAGTTTTAAAAAAGAATAAAATGATAGCCGAAAACAAAATTGCTGCAATTGGATATTGCTTTGGTGGCGGTGGAGTATTGGAACTTGCCAGAAGCGGTGCTGATGTAAAGGGTGTTGTCTCCTTTCATGGAAATCTTTCTACGGCAAATCCTGCTGATGCAAAAAATATCAAATGTAAAGTATTAGTTCTCCATGGCTCCAATGATCCTTATTCTCCTGTTGAGCAGGTGGAAAGTTTTAAAAAAGAAATGAATGATGCAAAAGTTGATTGGCAGTTAAACATCTATTGCGATGCTGTTCATGGTTTTACAAATCCAGCAAATGGTAATGATGCAACCAAAGGTGTGGCATATAATGAAAAAGCGGATAAGCGTTCCTGGGAAGCGATGAAAATTTTCTTTGATGAAATTTTCAAATAA
- the fbaA gene encoding class II fructose-bisphosphate aldolase, producing the protein MPLVDYQKYCEMLDNAKKNKFAYPAINVTSEVSANAVLEAFAELKCDGIIQVSTGGGEFASGQMLKDAALGAISIANHVHLVADRYDINVAMHTDHCPAKKVEPFLKPLIEESRKRVKAGLKPLFNSHMFDGSELPLKENMDIAVKLLKECKELGIVLEVEAGVVGGEEDGVNNEGSPIEKLYTTPEDMVEVYHRLSEVKDAKFMFAATFGNVHGVYKPGNVKLKPVILKQGQDAVVAKYGKEASFYLVFHGGSGSSLEEIRETLEYGVIKMNVDTDTQYAFTRPLVDHFFKNYDGVLKVEGEVGNKKLYDPRTYLKKSETSMKERVKQAVRDLRAEGTTLGR; encoded by the coding sequence AGAAAAATAAATTTGCTTATCCTGCAATTAACGTAACTTCAGAAGTTAGTGCCAATGCGGTATTGGAAGCTTTTGCCGAATTAAAATGTGATGGAATTATACAGGTTTCTACCGGAGGAGGAGAATTTGCATCCGGACAAATGCTAAAAGATGCCGCTCTTGGTGCAATATCTATTGCTAATCATGTGCATCTGGTTGCAGATAGATATGACATTAATGTTGCTATGCATACCGATCACTGCCCCGCTAAAAAAGTTGAACCATTCCTAAAACCTTTGATTGAAGAATCAAGGAAGAGAGTTAAAGCTGGATTAAAGCCACTCTTTAATTCACACATGTTTGATGGCAGCGAACTTCCGCTTAAAGAAAATATGGATATTGCAGTAAAGCTTCTAAAGGAATGTAAAGAACTAGGAATTGTTTTAGAAGTTGAAGCCGGTGTTGTTGGCGGTGAAGAAGATGGTGTGAATAATGAAGGCTCGCCGATAGAAAAATTATATACAACTCCAGAAGATATGGTGGAAGTTTACCACAGGTTATCTGAAGTTAAAGATGCAAAATTTATGTTTGCAGCAACATTTGGAAACGTGCATGGTGTATACAAACCTGGAAATGTAAAATTAAAACCTGTTATACTTAAACAGGGGCAGGATGCTGTTGTTGCTAAGTATGGAAAAGAAGCTTCCTTCTATTTGGTTTTCCATGGCGGCAGTGGTTCTTCTTTGGAAGAAATAAGGGAGACTCTTGAGTACGGTGTAATAAAAATGAATGTTGATACCGATACTCAATATGCGTTTACACGCCCACTTGTTGATCACTTCTTTAAGAACTATGATGGGGTTCTTAAAGTTGAAGGTGAAGTTGGCAATAAAAAATTGTACGATCCACGTACTTACTTAAAAAAATCTGAAACTTCTATGAAGGAAAGAGTTAAGCAAGCTGTGCGGGATTTGCGGGCTGAAGGAACAACTTTAGGAAGATAA
- a CDS encoding alpha-amylase family glycosyl hydrolase, with product MMFKFHLEKTSRHFVFLILAFLFVFSNQTFTQSTKTSVAHPEWSRNQTIYELNIRQFSKEGTFKAIENELPRLKELGVGIIWLMPINPIGKVNRKGTLGSYYSVKDYLDVNSEFGTKEEFKSLVQKIHQQGMHVIIDWVANHTSWDNELTNTHPEFFTKDSAGKFVPPVKDWADVIDLNYDNKELWKYMTDALKFWVKDFDIDGYRCDVAGMVPTEFWNQARIELDKIKPVFMLAEEEKPEMHSAFDMTYGWDLYHLLNDIAKGKKKATDLDIYFLKEDNTYPADAYRMLFITNHDENSWNGTEFERLGAAVEACAVLTATVKGMPLLYNGQEAELNKRLSFFEKDPIEWKYSKLGDFYSALFNLKLKNKALLNGNAGGEMIKISSTNDSSIFAFVREKGKNKVLVVLNLSDKSQDVTLTNDVMKDKYKNLFTGIKTSIKAQYDFKLTPWEYQVYIK from the coding sequence ATGATGTTTAAATTTCATTTAGAAAAAACTTCAAGACATTTTGTTTTTCTAATTTTGGCTTTCCTTTTTGTTTTTAGTAATCAAACTTTTACACAATCAACAAAAACATCAGTTGCACATCCGGAATGGAGCCGCAACCAAACCATCTATGAATTAAACATCCGTCAGTTTTCTAAGGAAGGAACATTTAAGGCAATTGAAAATGAGCTGCCGCGGTTAAAAGAACTTGGTGTTGGAATTATCTGGCTAATGCCGATTAATCCAATTGGCAAAGTTAACCGGAAAGGAACGCTTGGCAGTTATTATTCTGTAAAAGATTATTTAGATGTTAATTCGGAATTTGGAACCAAGGAAGAGTTCAAATCGCTCGTGCAAAAAATTCACCAGCAAGGAATGCATGTAATAATTGATTGGGTTGCAAACCATACTTCGTGGGATAATGAATTAACAAACACACACCCGGAATTTTTTACAAAAGATTCTGCCGGAAAGTTTGTGCCTCCAGTAAAGGATTGGGCAGATGTAATCGATTTAAATTATGACAACAAAGAGCTGTGGAAATACATGACTGATGCATTGAAGTTTTGGGTGAAAGATTTTGATATTGATGGCTATCGTTGCGACGTTGCCGGTATGGTGCCAACGGAATTCTGGAATCAGGCGCGGATTGAATTAGATAAAATTAAACCGGTTTTTATGTTGGCGGAAGAAGAGAAACCGGAAATGCATTCAGCTTTTGATATGACTTACGGCTGGGATTTGTATCATTTATTAAATGATATTGCCAAAGGAAAGAAAAAAGCAACTGATCTGGATATTTATTTTCTTAAGGAAGACAACACTTATCCCGCTGATGCCTACCGTATGCTATTCATTACTAATCACGATGAAAATTCCTGGAACGGAACTGAATTTGAAAGATTAGGCGCTGCAGTAGAAGCTTGTGCTGTGTTAACAGCAACCGTTAAAGGAATGCCTCTTCTATATAACGGACAGGAAGCTGAATTGAATAAACGCCTTAGCTTTTTTGAAAAAGATCCTATTGAATGGAAGTACAGCAAGCTTGGAGATTTTTATTCAGCACTGTTCAACCTTAAGCTAAAGAACAAAGCATTATTAAATGGTAATGCTGGAGGCGAGATGATTAAAATTTCTTCTACAAATGATTCTTCAATATTTGCTTTTGTAAGAGAGAAAGGAAAAAATAAAGTGCTGGTTGTTTTGAATCTATCGGATAAAAGTCAGGATGTAACTTTAACCAACGATGTAATGAAAGATAAATATAAAAACCTGTTCACTGGTATAAAGACATCCATCAAAGCACAGTATGATTTTAAACTAACACCATGGGAATACCAGGTTTATATTAAGTAG
- a CDS encoding ABC transporter ATP-binding protein, with translation MIQIKSVTKKFPTITAVDNISLEIKEKEFFGLIGPNGAGKSTLMNLLVGYFNPDAGEISINNQKVSIDNLELRKSIGLVPQSLALYDDISAQENLEIFGSLFNIPKNILKEKIKDRLNSVELYERRKDKVRTFSGGMKRRLNMIASLLHDPTVLLCDEPTVGVDPQSRNAIFDFLINLNEQGKTIIYTTHYMEEAERLCSRIAIIDLGKIIAEGSVGELIHKLPYEQTILINKNQTTIHQTDLFKQFGDLIDEQDYFELKPNDGLVLSSFFAKLEKGGIEYQSIVLKKPSLEAVFLHLTGRRLRD, from the coding sequence ATGATTCAAATAAAAAGCGTAACAAAGAAATTTCCAACAATCACCGCAGTGGATAATATTTCCCTTGAGATAAAAGAAAAAGAGTTTTTTGGATTGATAGGTCCCAACGGTGCCGGTAAATCAACATTGATGAATTTATTGGTGGGTTATTTTAATCCTGATGCGGGTGAAATTTCAATCAACAATCAGAAAGTTTCTATAGATAATTTAGAGTTACGGAAATCAATAGGATTGGTGCCGCAATCTCTGGCATTATATGATGATATATCTGCGCAAGAGAACCTGGAAATATTTGGCAGTCTTTTTAACATCCCCAAAAATATTCTAAAAGAAAAGATTAAAGACAGGTTAAACTCGGTTGAACTGTATGAGCGCCGCAAAGATAAAGTTAGAACTTTTTCCGGTGGAATGAAACGCAGACTAAATATGATCGCCAGCCTTTTACATGATCCAACTGTTCTTCTTTGCGATGAACCAACTGTTGGTGTCGATCCGCAATCAAGAAACGCAATTTTCGATTTCCTGATTAACTTGAATGAACAGGGTAAAACGATTATTTACACAACCCATTATATGGAAGAAGCCGAACGACTTTGCAGCAGAATAGCAATTATCGATCTGGGTAAAATAATTGCCGAAGGTTCCGTTGGCGAACTTATCCATAAGCTTCCCTATGAACAAACGATCCTGATTAATAAAAACCAAACTACCATCCACCAAACTGATTTGTTTAAACAATTTGGGGATCTGATAGATGAGCAGGACTATTTTGAATTAAAACCGAATGACGGTTTAGTGCTTTCTTCATTTTTTGCCAAGCTGGAAAAAGGTGGAATTGAATATCAATCAATCGTATTAAAAAAACCATCACTCGAAGCTGTGTTCCTGCATTTGACTGGAAGGAGGTTAAGAGATTGA
- a CDS encoding PIN domain-containing protein produces MLLFKQSKLRKIFFNQNVEFISPNFTLIEIFKHKRKLLMQSQLKETEIDEMFNMISSRITFVEEYQIALENRALAYNLCKDIDEADTPFMAAAIEFEAFLWTSDKKLKTGLTKRGFTNFFIPSKTEYLL; encoded by the coding sequence ATGTTGCTATTTAAGCAATCTAAACTGCGAAAGATTTTTTTTAATCAAAATGTAGAATTTATATCTCCTAATTTTACTCTAATAGAAATTTTCAAGCACAAAAGAAAACTTCTGATGCAATCACAATTAAAGGAAACCGAAATTGATGAAATGTTCAATATGATTTCATCCCGGATAACCTTTGTTGAAGAATATCAAATAGCTTTGGAAAACAGAGCGTTAGCTTATAATTTATGTAAGGATATAGATGAGGCGGATACTCCCTTTATGGCAGCGGCAATAGAATTTGAAGCTTTTTTATGGACAAGTGATAAAAAATTAAAAACCGGATTAACTAAAAGAGGTTTTACGAATTTTTTTATTCCGTCAAAAACTGAATATTTATTGTGA
- a CDS encoding ABC transporter permease gives MSAILSLLKKEYRLFWNDKVGMSLTFLVPIFLIFIFGSIFSGSSQPQGIHLAFINKSTAPVAKKLERTLDTMKTFILIKSFTNDAGKKVNFDTTSIKDYVRKGNASAGLVIPEDAYTDTSSALKLKFYYDPKNDLEIQLIQGMLQKTVMEELPSIFNKSLQQQSKKYLGNDKGNVFNKEMAIVVSKYFNVDASEILNSNLNDTATTANDTSRDSKNFFSNILQFEKEQLVGKDITNPWAARSVGGWAMMFLLFSISASASSLFDDKKSGVVLRILTSPVSRVHILWSKYIFNISLGIIQLFVLFIAGSFMFKLDIFSNVVNLFLVIIAGATACTSFGMILAAFTKTSAQANGWGTFLILGMSAIGGAWFPTFLMPAFIQSIGKLTFVYWTIDGFLQVLWRNASFLEILPNLGILLGIAALLSVVSIIQFKKGHVF, from the coding sequence TTGAGCGCCATATTATCACTACTAAAAAAAGAATATCGTTTGTTCTGGAACGATAAGGTTGGCATGAGTCTTACTTTTTTGGTCCCCATTTTTTTAATATTCATCTTCGGATCAATATTCAGCGGAAGCTCTCAACCACAGGGAATTCACCTTGCTTTTATTAACAAGAGCACTGCTCCGGTTGCAAAAAAACTTGAACGTACTTTGGACACAATGAAAACTTTTATTCTTATAAAATCATTTACAAACGATGCGGGGAAAAAAGTTAATTTCGATACTACTTCTATTAAAGATTATGTTAGAAAAGGAAATGCTTCTGCGGGATTGGTTATTCCGGAAGATGCTTACACCGATACTTCCTCGGCTCTTAAATTAAAATTTTATTATGATCCGAAGAATGATTTAGAAATACAATTGATTCAAGGTATGCTTCAAAAAACCGTGATGGAAGAATTGCCTTCTATTTTTAATAAAAGCCTGCAGCAGCAATCTAAAAAATATCTTGGCAACGATAAAGGAAATGTTTTTAACAAAGAAATGGCAATTGTAGTTAGCAAGTATTTCAATGTAGATGCTTCGGAGATATTAAATTCCAATTTAAATGATACAGCAACAACTGCAAACGATACTTCGCGAGATTCAAAGAACTTCTTTTCAAATATTCTTCAATTTGAAAAAGAACAATTAGTTGGTAAGGATATAACCAATCCCTGGGCTGCCCGAAGTGTTGGCGGTTGGGCAATGATGTTCTTATTGTTCAGCATAAGTGCATCAGCATCTTCTCTATTTGATGATAAGAAAAGCGGGGTTGTTTTACGAATTCTTACCTCACCGGTTTCCCGTGTTCATATTTTATGGAGCAAATATATTTTCAATATTTCGTTAGGCATAATTCAGCTTTTTGTTCTGTTTATTGCCGGTTCATTTATGTTTAAGCTGGATATTTTTTCAAATGTTGTTAATCTTTTTTTAGTAATTATTGCTGGGGCAACTGCATGCACATCATTTGGAATGATCTTAGCCGCATTCACAAAAACATCTGCACAGGCAAACGGATGGGGCACATTTTTAATTTTAGGAATGAGCGCTATTGGCGGCGCCTGGTTTCCAACCTTTCTTATGCCGGCATTCATACAGTCCATTGGTAAATTAACTTTTGTTTACTGGACCATTGACGGTTTTTTACAAGTACTCTGGAGAAATGCTTCTTTCCTGGAAATCCTGCCAAACCTTGGAATACTTTTGGGAATTGCTGCACTATTAAGTGTTGTAAGTATAATCCAATTTAAGAAGGGACATGTATTTTAA
- a CDS encoding glycerophosphodiester phosphodiesterase family protein yields MNWLTQTPIAHRGLHDNQTVPENSLLSFTKAIEKNYPIELDLQLLNDNSIAVFHDINLSRMTGEQGSIHKKNKNILSSLKLLNTQEKIPTVEEMLELVAGKVPLLIELKSRLLPGRFEENLLKILRKYKGQFAIESFNPLTVLWFKLNAPKILRGMLSRSIYRADLYTSFINANFLAVNIHHLPEKLILKKTKPIIGYTAKSKEEELNAKRICDNIIFEGFIP; encoded by the coding sequence GTGAACTGGTTAACACAAACTCCAATTGCTCATCGTGGTTTGCATGATAACCAAACTGTGCCGGAGAATTCCCTTCTTTCATTTACCAAAGCAATTGAAAAGAACTATCCAATAGAACTTGATCTTCAATTATTAAACGATAACAGCATTGCTGTTTTCCATGATATTAACCTTTCCAGAATGACCGGAGAACAAGGATCAATTCATAAGAAGAATAAAAACATTCTCTCATCTTTAAAGTTATTAAACACACAGGAAAAAATTCCAACTGTAGAAGAGATGCTGGAACTTGTTGCAGGAAAGGTTCCTTTACTAATTGAATTGAAAAGCCGGTTACTTCCCGGCAGATTTGAAGAAAATTTGCTAAAGATTTTAAGAAAATACAAAGGACAGTTTGCAATTGAATCTTTTAATCCGCTTACGGTTCTATGGTTTAAGCTGAATGCGCCAAAGATACTCCGCGGAATGCTTTCCCGTTCCATTTATCGGGCAGATCTTTACACTTCGTTTATAAATGCAAATTTTCTTGCTGTTAATATTCACCATTTGCCGGAAAAACTCATCTTAAAAAAAACTAAACCAATAATCGGATACACGGCAAAATCAAAAGAAGAAGAATTAAATGCAAAAAGGATTTGCGATAACATTATTTTCGAAGGATTTATTCCATAA
- the carA gene encoding glutamine-hydrolyzing carbamoyl-phosphate synthase small subunit, translating into MNNIKAKLILKDGSEFPGYSFGYTKNTNGEVVFNTGMVGYPETMTDPSYRGQILVCTYPLIGNYGVPGDERENDLAKNFESEEIHVRALIVSDYSFDYSHWNAKKSLKDWMIEKMIPGIYGIDTRQLTRKLREEGTMPGKIIFDDENEISFEDPNQNDLVSEVSVKEPIEYSKGKKKIVVVDCGTKNNILQAFLGRKISILRVPYNYDFSKEKVDGIVISNGPGDPKICKTTIENTKRAIENNIPILGICLGSQILALAAGADTYKLKYGHRGHNQPCNESGTKRCYITSQNHGYAIKTETLPEDWREWFINDNDGTNEGIIHISKPIFGAQFHPEASPGPDDTEFIFDMFVRSIK; encoded by the coding sequence GTGAACAACATTAAAGCAAAACTAATTTTGAAAGACGGCTCGGAATTTCCCGGCTATTCCTTTGGTTATACCAAAAACACAAATGGCGAGGTTGTCTTTAATACCGGAATGGTTGGATATCCGGAAACTATGACGGATCCTTCTTACCGAGGACAAATACTCGTGTGTACTTATCCGCTTATTGGTAACTATGGAGTACCAGGGGACGAAAGAGAAAATGATCTTGCGAAAAATTTTGAATCTGAAGAAATTCATGTCCGGGCTTTGATAGTCTCGGATTATTCCTTTGATTATTCACATTGGAATGCAAAAAAATCTTTAAAAGATTGGATGATAGAAAAAATGATTCCGGGGATTTATGGTATTGATACACGCCAGCTAACAAGGAAGCTCCGGGAAGAAGGAACAATGCCCGGTAAAATTATTTTTGATGACGAAAATGAAATTAGTTTTGAAGATCCGAATCAAAATGATTTAGTAAGTGAGGTTAGCGTAAAAGAGCCGATTGAATATTCCAAAGGTAAGAAAAAAATTGTGGTTGTTGATTGTGGCACCAAGAACAATATTCTTCAAGCTTTCCTTGGTAGAAAAATTTCTATTTTGCGTGTTCCTTATAACTATGATTTTTCCAAAGAAAAAGTTGATGGAATTGTAATTTCGAATGGACCAGGCGATCCAAAAATATGTAAGACAACGATAGAAAATACAAAACGGGCAATCGAAAACAACATTCCGATTTTAGGAATTTGCCTTGGCAGTCAAATACTTGCTCTTGCTGCAGGTGCAGACACGTATAAATTAAAATATGGGCATCGTGGACACAACCAGCCGTGCAATGAATCCGGCACAAAACGATGTTATATTACTTCGCAAAACCATGGATACGCAATTAAAACAGAAACTCTGCCGGAAGATTGGCGTGAATGGTTTATAAACGATAACGATGGTACAAACGAAGGCATCATTCATATTTCAAAACCAATCTTTGGTGCACAGTTCCATCCCGAAGCATCGCCGGGTCCCGATGATACAGAATTTATTTTCGATATGTTCGTGAGGTCTATAAAGTAG